From the Comamonas odontotermitis genome, one window contains:
- a CDS encoding OmpW/AlkL family protein has translation MTRQAKKWMLVAATAVLASSAYAQKAGDWVIGGGALLYAPQDSTTPLRFVSPVERELPGSGASVKNATTLGLNVHYFLTDNWAIEGVLGVPPKIKLDGAGTLAPLGELGSAKLYAPSVLGKYFFGNPDDKFRVSVGAGVTYSAFRSIRLSQGLQNTLGGALKLPPGASSTSASIDSKWAPVFNVGANYAIDKNWGVTFSVSYIPMKTNATLTTQAGGKTVAVSKTRVTLDPIVPFLYVTYKF, from the coding sequence ATGACTCGTCAGGCAAAAAAATGGATGTTGGTGGCCGCCACGGCCGTGCTCGCCAGCAGCGCATACGCGCAAAAGGCAGGCGATTGGGTGATTGGCGGCGGTGCGCTGCTCTATGCACCGCAGGACAGCACCACGCCACTGCGCTTTGTCAGCCCGGTGGAGCGGGAACTGCCGGGATCGGGGGCGAGTGTGAAAAATGCCACCACGCTGGGCCTGAACGTGCACTACTTCCTGACCGACAACTGGGCCATCGAAGGTGTGCTTGGTGTTCCGCCCAAGATCAAGCTCGATGGCGCAGGCACACTGGCGCCACTGGGTGAGCTTGGCAGCGCCAAGTTGTATGCCCCATCGGTGCTGGGCAAGTATTTCTTCGGCAACCCCGATGACAAGTTCCGCGTATCGGTGGGTGCCGGTGTCACCTACTCCGCATTCCGCAGCATTCGCCTGAGCCAGGGCTTGCAGAACACGCTGGGCGGCGCACTCAAGCTGCCACCGGGCGCATCGTCCACCTCCGCCAGCATCGACAGCAAGTGGGCCCCTGTTTTCAACGTGGGTGCCAACTACGCCATCGACAAGAACTGGGGCGTGACCTTCTCGGTGTCCTACATCCCGATGAAGACCAACGCTACGCTGACCACGCAGGCGGGCGGCAAGACAGTGGCGGTGTCCAAGACACGTGTGACGCTGGACCCGATCGTCCCCTTCCTGTATGTGACCTACAAGTTCTGA
- a CDS encoding DNA-directed RNA polymerase subunit alpha C-terminal domain-containing protein produces MIIAGSLRPTPLPEKLSSRTRNTLARSGITTVEQVMDAYPIRLLKLPGFGMIALRDIEKALFPWQQYMPARKKPGRKPKLPTDPILGSFPIVCDVAFPQEGDMNKQRDPYIE; encoded by the coding sequence ATGATCATCGCAGGCTCACTTCGTCCAACGCCACTGCCGGAAAAGCTCTCCAGCCGTACTCGTAATACGCTGGCTCGCAGTGGCATCACCACCGTGGAGCAAGTGATGGACGCCTACCCTATCCGCCTTCTAAAACTTCCAGGATTCGGAATGATTGCGCTGCGAGACATTGAAAAGGCGCTCTTCCCATGGCAACAGTACATGCCAGCACGAAAGAAGCCGGGCAGAAAACCAAAGCTGCCAACCGATCCGATTTTGGGTAGCTTCCCGATTGTCTGCGATGTAGCATTTCCGCAAGAGGGCGATATGAACAAGCAACGAGATCCCTACATCGAATAG
- a CDS encoding LysR family transcriptional regulator: MTDDKGARRSRQYGPTPRQLAYFKEVAHHLSFRNAASVLSLSQPALTSAIQELESLVGTRLFDRGTRSVQLTPSGKAIRPQMEWMLSNYLLGVQGIEQMLQRGEDMLRIAYVPAAAQLAAASIIQWQRARPMTMLQWTDMGDHLLAAAVEGGEVDIGLGLGFTASETLETQLIAQEQVVAIVAPHHVLAKKQSPQWIELRNHPLVMLSHGHQQQAIMRSMEQSDSDMALVKSVSHIESLYAMVETGMYVGLVSSLYEACYRARGFVAVKAQSPALTRYVSLVTRKCLPGARRPIVQDCWEYLCMHMKKVA; the protein is encoded by the coding sequence ATGACTGACGATAAAGGCGCAAGGCGCAGCCGCCAGTATGGGCCAACGCCACGGCAGTTGGCGTACTTCAAGGAGGTGGCGCACCACCTCAGTTTCAGAAACGCCGCATCCGTGCTGTCGCTGAGCCAACCGGCGCTGACTTCCGCCATTCAGGAGCTGGAATCCCTCGTTGGTACCAGGCTGTTTGACCGGGGCACACGCTCGGTGCAATTGACGCCTTCCGGCAAGGCCATTCGCCCGCAGATGGAGTGGATGCTGAGCAACTATCTCCTGGGAGTCCAGGGCATTGAGCAGATGTTGCAGCGGGGTGAGGACATGTTGCGCATCGCGTATGTGCCCGCCGCCGCGCAGTTGGCGGCGGCTTCCATCATTCAGTGGCAAAGAGCTCGCCCCATGACCATGCTCCAGTGGACTGATATGGGAGACCACCTGTTGGCCGCTGCCGTTGAAGGTGGCGAGGTCGATATTGGCTTGGGGCTGGGCTTCACGGCTTCCGAGACGCTGGAGACGCAACTGATTGCGCAGGAGCAGGTTGTGGCCATTGTGGCGCCGCACCACGTGCTGGCCAAAAAGCAGTCCCCGCAATGGATCGAGTTGCGTAACCACCCCTTGGTGATGCTGTCCCACGGTCACCAGCAGCAGGCCATCATGCGTTCAATGGAGCAGAGCGATTCCGACATGGCCTTGGTCAAGTCGGTATCGCATATCGAGTCCCTGTATGCCATGGTGGAAACCGGCATGTACGTGGGCCTGGTGTCCAGCCTCTATGAGGCCTGTTATCGGGCCAGAGGGTTTGTGGCTGTCAAGGCGCAGTCGCCTGCATTGACCCGGTATGTGAGTCTGGTGACGCGCAAATGCCTGCCCGGCGCGCGCCGTCCGATTGTGCAGGATTGCTGGGAATACCTGTGCATGCACATGAAGAAGGTGGCGTAG
- a CDS encoding phosphoribosylaminoimidazolesuccinocarboxamide synthase: MTQSVPSALHTSKLHSLPLLARGKVRDNYAVGNDRILMVASDRLSAFDVIMGEPIPGKGALLTQMALYWFDKLGDICPNHLTGEAPESVVQPDEVPQVAQRSMLVKRLKPVPIEAVVRGYLAGSGWKEYQESQAVCGVQLPAGLVNSAKLPEPIYTPAAKAEAGEHDENITFERTVEIVGPELAAQIRDLSIAIYKKAASIALEKGMIIADTKFEFGLDENGKLVLMDEVLTPDSSRYWPVEGYADALAHGTNPPSYDKQFVRDWLEQAKVNGKPWDKTAPAPRLPQEVIDKTAAKYREALERLTA, from the coding sequence ATGACCCAGTCCGTACCTTCTGCACTGCATACCTCCAAGCTCCACTCCCTGCCTCTGTTGGCCCGCGGCAAGGTGCGCGACAACTACGCTGTCGGCAACGACCGCATCCTGATGGTCGCGTCGGACCGCCTCTCCGCCTTTGACGTGATCATGGGCGAGCCGATCCCCGGCAAGGGCGCACTGCTGACGCAAATGGCGCTGTACTGGTTCGACAAGCTGGGAGACATCTGCCCCAACCATCTGACAGGTGAAGCACCAGAATCCGTGGTGCAGCCTGACGAAGTGCCCCAGGTTGCCCAGCGCTCCATGCTGGTCAAGCGCCTCAAGCCCGTGCCCATCGAGGCCGTAGTGCGCGGCTATCTGGCCGGCAGCGGTTGGAAGGAATACCAGGAATCGCAAGCGGTGTGCGGCGTCCAGTTGCCCGCAGGACTGGTCAACTCCGCCAAGTTGCCCGAACCCATCTACACCCCTGCAGCCAAGGCTGAAGCGGGTGAGCACGACGAAAACATCACCTTCGAGCGCACCGTCGAAATCGTGGGCCCCGAACTGGCCGCCCAGATTCGCGACCTGAGCATTGCCATCTACAAAAAGGCGGCCTCCATCGCCCTGGAAAAGGGCATGATCATTGCAGACACCAAGTTCGAATTCGGCCTGGACGAAAACGGCAAGCTGGTGCTGATGGACGAAGTGCTGACGCCCGACAGCTCGCGCTACTGGCCCGTGGAAGGTTATGCCGATGCACTGGCACATGGCACCAACCCTCCCAGCTATGACAAGCAGTTTGTGCGCGACTGGCTGGAACAGGCCAAGGTGAACGGCAAACCCTGGGACAAGACCGCGCCCGCTCCTCGCCTGCCCCAGGAAGTGATCGACAAGACTGCGGCCAAGTACCGTGAAGCGCTGGAGCGCCTGACCGCCTGA
- the hpf gene encoding ribosome hibernation-promoting factor, HPF/YfiA family codes for MNLTISGHHLEVSPALREYVTAKLTRITRHFDQVVDAKVLLSVEKQKEKEKRQRVVCNLRVKGDELCVQCSHHDLYAAVDALVDRLDRMVGRHKQRVQSHYSDALRQAMA; via the coding sequence ATGAACCTGACGATCAGCGGGCACCATTTGGAGGTGTCCCCGGCGTTGCGCGAATATGTAACCGCAAAGTTGACCCGCATCACGCGGCACTTTGACCAAGTGGTGGATGCCAAAGTTTTACTTTCGGTGGAAAAGCAGAAGGAAAAGGAGAAACGGCAGCGTGTAGTGTGCAATCTGCGGGTGAAGGGCGATGAACTGTGTGTACAGTGCTCCCACCATGATTTGTATGCTGCGGTAGATGCTTTGGTGGACCGGCTCGATCGCATGGTCGGTCGCCACAAGCAACGTGTTCAATCTCACTACAGCGATGCTTTGCGGCAAGCAATGGCGTAA
- a CDS encoding PTS sugar transporter subunit IIA, whose product MNCLASILPPAQVLVSVDVTSKKRAFEEAGLLFESLHGLSRALVTDSLFARERLGSTGLGHGVAIPHGRIKGLKSPMAAVFQLERPIGFDAPDEQPVHLLIFLLVPEAATQQHLEILGEIAELLSNASLREQMKSTTNAEQLHQLIDSWQSSAQSSTTAHA is encoded by the coding sequence ATGAACTGTCTTGCCTCTATCTTGCCCCCAGCTCAAGTGCTAGTGAGCGTGGATGTCACCAGTAAAAAACGCGCGTTCGAAGAAGCCGGTCTGCTGTTTGAAAGCCTGCATGGGCTCTCGCGTGCCTTGGTCACCGACAGTCTGTTTGCACGTGAACGCCTGGGCTCCACCGGCCTGGGTCATGGTGTGGCCATTCCGCATGGCCGTATCAAAGGGCTCAAATCGCCGATGGCCGCCGTTTTCCAGCTGGAGCGTCCCATTGGTTTCGATGCCCCTGATGAACAACCTGTTCATTTGCTGATCTTTCTGCTGGTGCCTGAAGCAGCAACCCAGCAGCACCTTGAAATATTGGGCGAAATCGCCGAGCTGCTCTCCAACGCCAGCCTGCGCGAGCAGATGAAATCCACCACCAATGCAGAACAGTTGCACCAGCTGATCGACTCCTGGCAGTCATCGGCCCAATCGTCGACCACGGCGCACGCGTAA
- the hprK gene encoding HPr(Ser) kinase/phosphatase: MKPNVVSADVLFEEFRSSLRWEWLAGLGASERRFDEVAVRSARSSADLVGYLNYIHPYRAQVLGEREIAYLTNSTTEDCRRRIARIVTLEPPVLVLADGQGAPDELLSMCERAHIPMFATRESAAFVIDVLRAYLSKHFADRATMHGVFMDILGMGVLITGESGLGKSELGLELITRGNGLVADDAVDLYRINQTTIEGKCPDLLQNLLEVRGIGLLDIRAIFGETAVRRKMRLKLIVHLVRKETMERDYERLPSAPLTQDVLGIPVMKVVIQVVAGRNIAVLVEAAVRNTILQLRGIDTYQEFVDRHRKAMASGREL; this comes from the coding sequence GTGAAACCCAATGTCGTCAGCGCAGATGTGTTGTTTGAGGAGTTCCGCTCCTCGCTCCGGTGGGAGTGGCTGGCGGGCCTTGGCGCGTCCGAGCGGCGCTTTGACGAAGTGGCCGTGCGCAGCGCGCGCTCCAGTGCCGATCTGGTCGGCTATCTGAACTACATCCATCCGTACCGTGCGCAGGTGCTGGGTGAGCGCGAAATCGCCTATCTCACCAATTCCACCACCGAAGACTGCCGTCGCCGTATTGCGCGCATTGTCACGCTGGAGCCACCGGTGCTGGTGCTGGCCGATGGGCAGGGTGCGCCCGATGAGCTGCTGTCCATGTGCGAACGCGCGCACATTCCGATGTTCGCAACCAGGGAGTCGGCAGCGTTTGTGATCGATGTGCTGCGCGCCTACCTGTCCAAGCATTTTGCCGACCGGGCCACCATGCATGGCGTGTTCATGGACATTCTGGGCATGGGCGTGCTGATCACGGGCGAATCTGGCCTGGGCAAGAGCGAGCTGGGGCTGGAGCTGATCACGCGCGGCAATGGGCTGGTGGCCGACGACGCGGTCGATCTGTACCGCATCAACCAGACCACGATTGAAGGCAAGTGCCCGGACTTGCTGCAGAACCTGCTGGAAGTGCGGGGAATCGGCCTTCTGGATATCCGCGCCATCTTTGGAGAGACCGCCGTGCGCCGCAAGATGCGGCTCAAGCTCATTGTGCATCTGGTGCGCAAAGAGACCATGGAGCGTGATTACGAGCGTCTGCCCTCGGCGCCGCTGACGCAGGATGTGCTCGGCATTCCGGTGATGAAGGTGGTGATCCAGGTGGTGGCCGGCCGCAATATTGCCGTACTGGTGGAGGCGGCCGTGCGCAACACCATTCTGCAATTGCGCGGGATCGATACCTACCAGGAGTTTGTGGACCGGCACCGCAAGGCGATGGCCAGCGGGCGCGAACTGTAG
- a CDS encoding DUF1501 domain-containing protein: MQRRHFLSAAASLPLTFSLARARAAAPRSDTPRLLLVFLRGAYDSSNLLVPTHSDFYYAARPTIAIARPGEANGALPLDTRWGLHPAMEGSLLPLFQGRQACFVPFAGTHDLSRSHFETQDSIELGQPLDAHQSFRTGFMNRLAQLLQGRSGMAPMAFTAQLPLCMRGPARIANTALADVGKGGVDANRSRAIAAMYAGTPLAPAVNEGFAVRDAVLRGMQEEMDKAGRDAISAKGFSLVAQRMATLMRDQFDLGFVDVGGWDTHVNQGGASGNLANRLDDLGRGLAAFAQEMGPEPWRHTVVAVISEFGRTFRENGNKGTDHGHGTAYWLLGGSLSAQAGGHVVGEQMEVSEANLFQNRDYPVLNEYRSVLGGLFARMYGLTPAQVQQVFPQATVKDLRLV, from the coding sequence ATGCAAAGACGCCACTTTCTCTCCGCTGCAGCCAGCCTGCCGCTCACATTCAGCCTGGCGCGTGCGCGCGCCGCCGCACCGCGTAGCGACACACCGCGCCTTCTGCTCGTGTTCTTGCGCGGCGCCTACGACAGCAGCAACCTGCTGGTGCCCACGCACAGCGATTTCTACTACGCGGCGCGCCCCACGATTGCCATCGCGCGCCCGGGAGAAGCCAATGGCGCATTGCCGCTGGATACCCGCTGGGGCTTGCACCCGGCAATGGAAGGCAGCCTGCTGCCGCTCTTTCAGGGCAGGCAGGCCTGTTTTGTGCCGTTTGCAGGCACCCATGACCTCTCGCGCAGCCATTTCGAAACCCAGGATTCCATCGAGCTGGGCCAGCCGCTGGACGCCCACCAGAGCTTTCGCACCGGCTTCATGAACCGCCTGGCCCAGTTGCTGCAAGGGCGCAGCGGCATGGCGCCCATGGCATTCACCGCGCAACTGCCGCTGTGCATGCGCGGCCCGGCACGCATCGCCAATACAGCCCTGGCAGATGTCGGCAAAGGCGGCGTCGACGCCAACCGCAGCCGCGCCATTGCCGCCATGTATGCCGGCACCCCGTTGGCGCCCGCCGTGAACGAAGGCTTTGCCGTGCGCGATGCCGTGTTGCGCGGCATGCAGGAAGAAATGGACAAGGCCGGGCGCGATGCCATCAGCGCCAAGGGCTTCAGCCTCGTGGCGCAGCGCATGGCTACCTTGATGCGCGACCAGTTCGATCTGGGTTTCGTCGACGTGGGCGGCTGGGACACGCACGTGAACCAGGGCGGCGCCAGCGGCAACCTGGCCAACCGGCTGGACGACCTGGGCCGCGGCCTGGCCGCTTTCGCGCAGGAGATGGGGCCTGAGCCCTGGCGCCACACCGTGGTGGCGGTGATCAGCGAATTTGGCCGCACCTTCCGCGAAAACGGCAACAAGGGCACAGACCATGGCCACGGCACCGCGTACTGGCTGCTGGGCGGCAGCCTCTCCGCGCAAGCAGGAGGCCATGTCGTAGGCGAGCAGATGGAGGTGAGCGAAGCGAATCTGTTCCAGAACCGCGACTACCCCGTGCTCAACGAGTACCGCAGCGTGCTGGGTGGCCTGTTTGCACGCATGTACGGCCTGACGCCCGCGCAGGTGCAGCAGGTGTTTCCGCAGGCGACGGTCAAGGATTTGCGGCTGGTATAG
- a CDS encoding DUF1800 domain-containing protein, whose translation MAYLQQEPFAMRAYRMLSLSAAALAGALWLTACASHEPPGVVSSQTAVPDAPLSAAQRLQWLDRVTWGASDSADQRLQRLGLRRWLDEQLNPQQPTLPAEAQQRIAEMEISQRGMADIQRDVASQRLAIRNATDEGESTRLRQEVQRHLNQLAAQAQQRQVLRALYSPAQLQEQMTWFWMNHFNVSTRKGETRLWIGDYEEQAIRPNALGNFRTLLEASMRHPAMLLYLDNASNAKDHINENYARELLELHTMGVGSGYTQADVQAMAHVLTGVGFSTRDADAPPRLPPALRADYRRQGFFEFNPNRHDYAPQVFLGQPLRAKGLAAVDEALDRIVASPATAHFIARKLAVFFIGDNPPPALVQRTAAAFTSSHGDIAATLRSLLTAPQAQAQQGQRFKDPMHYVLGAVRLGYDERVASDVRPVIGWINRLGQPIYGHETPDGYPMSQSDWASSGQMAARFDVARQIAARSAVLFRTDPKAPLEQPPYPDLAQRATAQARMDQWSTATRAALAQARNVPDWNTYFLSAPEMMVR comes from the coding sequence ATGGCATATCTGCAGCAAGAGCCCTTTGCCATGCGCGCCTACCGAATGCTATCCCTCAGCGCTGCCGCCTTGGCGGGCGCCCTCTGGCTTACCGCTTGCGCCTCTCACGAGCCACCAGGCGTGGTCAGCAGCCAGACCGCGGTGCCCGACGCGCCGCTGAGCGCCGCCCAGCGCCTGCAGTGGCTCGACCGCGTGACCTGGGGCGCCAGTGACAGTGCCGATCAGCGCTTGCAGCGCCTGGGGCTGCGCCGTTGGCTGGACGAGCAACTCAATCCTCAGCAACCAACCCTGCCTGCCGAGGCGCAGCAACGCATTGCAGAGATGGAAATCAGCCAGCGCGGCATGGCCGACATACAACGCGATGTAGCCTCGCAACGCCTCGCCATACGCAACGCCACTGACGAAGGCGAGAGCACGCGCCTGCGCCAGGAAGTGCAGCGCCACCTGAACCAGCTTGCGGCCCAGGCCCAGCAGCGCCAGGTGCTGCGTGCCCTGTACTCGCCAGCCCAGTTGCAGGAGCAGATGACCTGGTTCTGGATGAACCACTTCAACGTCAGTACCCGCAAAGGCGAAACCCGGCTGTGGATTGGCGACTACGAGGAGCAGGCCATTCGACCCAATGCGCTGGGGAACTTCCGCACCTTGCTGGAAGCCAGTATGCGCCACCCCGCCATGCTGCTGTACCTGGACAACGCCAGCAACGCCAAAGACCACATCAACGAAAACTACGCCCGCGAGTTGCTGGAGCTGCACACCATGGGCGTGGGCAGCGGCTACACCCAGGCCGATGTGCAGGCCATGGCACACGTGCTGACGGGCGTGGGGTTCAGCACCCGCGACGCCGATGCGCCACCTCGGCTCCCGCCCGCGCTGCGGGCCGATTACCGCCGTCAGGGGTTTTTCGAGTTCAACCCCAACCGGCACGACTATGCGCCGCAGGTCTTTCTGGGGCAGCCGCTGCGCGCCAAAGGCCTGGCAGCGGTCGATGAGGCGCTGGACCGCATCGTTGCATCGCCTGCCACGGCCCATTTCATCGCCCGCAAGCTGGCGGTGTTCTTCATCGGCGACAACCCGCCTCCCGCTCTGGTGCAACGCACCGCAGCCGCCTTCACCAGCAGCCACGGCGATATCGCCGCGACCCTGCGCAGCCTGCTGACGGCGCCGCAGGCCCAGGCACAGCAAGGCCAGCGCTTCAAGGACCCAATGCACTATGTGCTGGGCGCCGTGCGCCTGGGATACGACGAACGCGTGGCGAGCGACGTGCGCCCGGTGATCGGCTGGATCAACCGCCTGGGCCAGCCCATCTACGGCCACGAAACGCCGGACGGTTATCCCATGTCGCAGTCGGACTGGGCCAGCTCCGGCCAGATGGCCGCACGCTTTGATGTGGCCCGGCAGATTGCAGCACGCAGTGCAGTCCTGTTCCGCACCGACCCCAAGGCGCCGCTTGAGCAGCCGCCCTACCCTGACCTGGCGCAACGTGCCACGGCCCAGGCCCGCATGGACCAGTGGAGCACGGCAACACGCGCCGCGCTCGCGCAGGCACGCAATGTGCCCGATTGGAACACCTACTTTCTCTCCGCCCCCGAGATGATGGTTCGCTGA
- the fur gene encoding ferric iron uptake transcriptional regulator, giving the protein MKNIDELKSTGLKATLPRLKILDIFQNGSQRHMTAEDVFRVLLEERSDIGLATVYRVLTQFEQAGILIRSNFESGKAVYELNEGQHHDHFVCTSCGKVEEFYDAEIEKRQQSIAKSKGWVVHDHSMALYGQCADCATKAK; this is encoded by the coding sequence ATGAAGAACATCGACGAACTCAAAAGCACCGGCCTCAAGGCAACCCTTCCACGCCTCAAGATCCTGGACATCTTCCAGAACGGATCCCAGCGCCATATGACGGCAGAAGACGTGTTCCGCGTGCTGCTGGAAGAGCGCTCCGACATCGGCCTGGCCACCGTGTACCGCGTGCTCACCCAGTTTGAGCAGGCTGGTATCTTGATTCGCAGCAATTTTGAAAGCGGCAAGGCCGTCTACGAGCTGAACGAAGGCCAGCACCACGACCATTTCGTCTGCACCAGCTGCGGCAAGGTCGAGGAGTTCTACGACGCCGAGATCGAAAAGCGCCAGCAATCCATCGCCAAGAGCAAGGGCTGGGTGGTGCATGACCATTCGATGGCCCTCTATGGCCAGTGTGCAGATTGCGCCACCAAGGCCAAATAA
- a CDS encoding outer membrane protein assembly factor BamE — protein sequence MPEFVRSGVRMAALLALGASVAACGSFNEASRKFADSITPYKVEVVQGNVITKEQVDALQKGMSRQQVRDLLGTPLLTSVFHSNRWDYVFTIKRKGVPEQERRFTVFFDDAGLERYEGDEMPSEQEFVASVTTSIKNPKVPRLEATPEELAKYQKDEAKPADAEPAPASNTSNATAPDSYPPLESAPR from the coding sequence ATGCCTGAATTTGTTCGTTCCGGCGTCCGCATGGCGGCGCTGCTCGCCTTGGGCGCCAGTGTTGCTGCCTGCGGCTCATTCAATGAGGCCAGCCGCAAGTTTGCCGACTCCATCACGCCCTACAAGGTGGAGGTGGTGCAAGGCAATGTGATCACCAAGGAGCAGGTGGACGCCCTGCAAAAGGGCATGAGCCGCCAGCAGGTCCGAGACCTGTTGGGCACGCCGCTTCTGACCAGCGTGTTCCACTCCAACCGCTGGGATTACGTTTTCACCATCAAACGCAAGGGTGTGCCGGAGCAGGAGAGGCGCTTTACCGTCTTCTTTGATGACGCGGGCCTGGAGCGTTACGAAGGCGATGAGATGCCGAGCGAGCAGGAGTTCGTCGCATCGGTCACCACCTCGATCAAGAACCCCAAGGTGCCGCGCCTGGAGGCAACGCCTGAAGAGTTGGCCAAGTACCAGAAGGACGAGGCCAAGCCCGCCGATGCGGAACCCGCACCCGCCTCCAACACCAGCAACGCTACGGCACCCGACAGCTACCCGCCGCTCGAATCCGCACCGCGTTGA
- the dapB gene encoding 4-hydroxy-tetrahydrodipicolinate reductase, whose protein sequence is MTATATSAPSAIRVAIAGASGRMGHMLIEAVLASPDLRLTGALDAAGNPSLSTDAGAFLGKSTGVAVTADVGQALANADVLIDFTRPEGTLAHLAVAAEKGVGVVIGTTGFNDVQKAQIAQAAEKTAVVFSPNMSVGVNVTFKLLEMAAKALQDGGYDIEIIEAHHKHKVDAPSGTALKMGEVIADAQGTKLADRAVYERYGDTGARVDGSIGFATVRGGDIVGDHTVLFAGDGERIEIAHKSSSRAGYAKGSLRAARYLAQHKRGLHSMYDVLGLNP, encoded by the coding sequence ATGACTGCCACCGCTACCTCCGCACCATCCGCCATCCGCGTAGCCATTGCTGGCGCCAGTGGCCGCATGGGCCACATGCTGATCGAAGCCGTACTGGCCAGCCCCGACCTGCGACTGACCGGTGCGCTGGATGCCGCAGGCAACCCCAGCCTGAGCACCGATGCCGGTGCTTTTCTGGGCAAATCCACGGGGGTTGCCGTGACGGCCGATGTGGGCCAGGCGCTCGCCAATGCCGATGTGCTGATCGACTTCACCCGCCCCGAGGGTACGCTGGCCCATCTGGCCGTAGCGGCTGAAAAAGGCGTGGGCGTGGTCATTGGCACCACGGGCTTCAATGACGTGCAGAAGGCGCAGATTGCCCAGGCGGCCGAGAAGACCGCCGTCGTCTTCTCTCCGAACATGAGCGTGGGCGTCAACGTCACCTTCAAGCTGCTCGAGATGGCAGCCAAGGCGCTGCAGGACGGCGGCTATGACATCGAAATCATCGAAGCGCACCACAAGCACAAGGTGGATGCGCCTTCCGGTACGGCGCTGAAGATGGGCGAAGTGATTGCCGATGCCCAGGGCACCAAGCTCGCCGACCGCGCCGTGTACGAGCGCTATGGCGATACCGGCGCGCGCGTGGATGGCAGCATCGGTTTTGCCACCGTGCGCGGCGGCGATATCGTGGGCGACCATACCGTGCTGTTTGCCGGCGATGGCGAGCGCATCGAGATCGCCCACAAATCCAGCAGCCGTGCCGGTTACGCCAAGGGCAGCCTGCGTGCGGCGCGCTATCTGGCGCAGCACAAGCGCGGCCTGCACAGCATGTATGACGTGCTGGGCCTGAACCCATAA
- a CDS encoding MotA/TolQ/ExbB proton channel family protein encodes MTTWQWLSQADGVARGTAVVLLIMSVISWVLILYKAWWLSRAQRDTARATSAFWQASSWEQARTQLPGFDRAALITPAVDAIENIVGGIPAAQHSLAVASGAQVQTTRLLREVLQSASHRLQWGQTVLATIGATAPFVGLLGTVWGIHHALAALAGADHVSLEQLAGPVGEALVMTAAGLAVALPAVLAYNLLGRKVAQVEEQLEGFALDMQTWALQQGVQPHAAVATIPTPQTAMDYIANVGSR; translated from the coding sequence ATGACGACATGGCAATGGCTTTCGCAAGCGGACGGTGTGGCCCGTGGCACGGCCGTGGTGCTGCTCATCATGTCGGTCATCAGCTGGGTGCTGATTCTCTACAAGGCCTGGTGGCTGTCGCGCGCACAGCGCGATACCGCACGCGCCACCAGCGCTTTCTGGCAGGCCAGCAGCTGGGAGCAGGCGCGCACCCAGTTGCCGGGTTTTGACCGCGCAGCGCTCATCACACCAGCGGTGGATGCCATTGAAAACATTGTTGGCGGCATCCCCGCTGCGCAGCACAGTCTGGCAGTGGCCAGTGGCGCGCAGGTGCAGACCACGCGCCTGCTGCGCGAGGTGCTGCAATCGGCCAGCCACCGCCTGCAGTGGGGGCAGACAGTGCTCGCCACTATTGGCGCCACGGCACCCTTTGTCGGTTTGCTGGGCACGGTCTGGGGCATTCACCACGCGCTGGCGGCATTGGCCGGGGCCGATCATGTGAGCCTGGAGCAATTGGCTGGCCCGGTGGGGGAGGCCCTGGTGATGACGGCCGCAGGCCTTGCCGTGGCACTGCCAGCCGTGCTGGCCTACAACCTGCTGGGCCGCAAGGTGGCGCAGGTGGAAGAGCAGCTCGAAGGATTCGCCCTCGACATGCAAACCTGGGCCTTGCAGCAGGGGGTACAGCCCCATGCGGCGGTGGCAACCATCCCTACACCGCAAACGGCTATGGATTACATAGCAAACGTGGGTAGCCGCTGA